A window of Geotrypetes seraphini chromosome 16, aGeoSer1.1, whole genome shotgun sequence genomic DNA:
cccctggagcaagattaaatataaataataacttatctgataaatttaacttgctaaggggagttagacaaggttgtcctttatctcccttactttttgatatcgttctagaacccttattaattgcaataaatcaaactaagggaataaagggaatcacattttctaattgggaatttaaattatctgcatatgcagatgatatattattatatttaagagaaccagaagacaccattccacatctacttaatttaatagaaaaatttggaaaattttctggatataaaatcaattgggaaaaatctgaagttcttccaattaatatccattgcaccaaaggattatttgattcatattcatttaaatggaaagaggaaggactaaaatatttaggtattcttataaaaaatacaattgacgAAACAgttaaagagaatgaaaaacttttattaaagaaaataacagaaatgtgcgagcaatggaatcctttacatctttcttggtggggaagaatccaaacaattaaaatgatgattttacctgtggtttgttatcaaatgagtatgattccaatattttttcaggggtcattttataaaaagttaaacagtatactaacaaaatttgtttggtttgggaaaagaccaagaatcgctttagcatcattacaaaaaacaattaaggaaggaggggtaaattttccaaatttctatgtaccatcaagcctatattttaagacaaggaatgtattggatcctcccagatctcatggaaaatgtacccgactggttatatttaaaatggcgcctcatgttccctttacatccagaacatttcaATAGTATAACAATacctaggagatataaagatcatagaattctaacagatacatggaaaacattaagatttataagcaatttatcaaaagATCCATTgactaaatctttaaatcaatctatttgggtaaactgcaggatcaaaattggtggatttaaaatagtatggaaacaatggataaaagcaggtatacgtactttaaaagatataataataaatggatcactgcttagtttttcacaattgcaacaaaaatttggattagataaaacacaatattttaaatggatgcaattgaagcaggccattcaggaagggttccctgaatggaagaatctaaaCACTCAATATAGTTTACTAATCCTTTGTTTTCAGGCGGATTTTcaaggacaccaagccgcaaaatggtataagaatataaacgaatttttaaacaaaaaaaagagatcaggacttagggatatttggagtattgagataggacagataatttctccatctcaatggcaaaaattttggtcctggagaatacatactacaagatcagcatctatgagtcaaacatggttgtttatattacatagagttttatggacccctacgagattacaaaaattagatagtagtagatctagtagatgctggcattgtaggatagaagtggggacattggaccatttactattcttttgtccctgcattaattccttttggaaattaatttggccccaaattaataatttattagaaaatcatgttggactatcatatgatacaatattatttggaacagcaatgagaacacaaagtctgatttcagctaacaataataaacttttattaattttaacaggggtcgccatacagcaaattactcagaactggaaggattacactaaattgaattatactttttggtggaattcaatttgtcatatatataaaatggaaaaagtattggcattacaacaaggttatattaaaaaatttaataaaatatggggaccattgacaaattattctattgatcagatataataacacatgtatagaacatatagaaggggtagggagggaaaactattgtaatattaatatgatataaaattctgataaagggtttatttaattcacattgtaagaacatttaataataatttcaagtgttttttcataattgaatgtattacatgtatttcacttgatgtaagaatttaaaaaaagaataaaaaatatttaataataaaaaaaaaaatagtctttgtttaattttctataccttttcctaataattcctacaCTTTTATATTGGTGCTTTTTTGACCCCCCCACCCAGTTTTTTGAGACTTAATTACTTAGAATGTGTTTTTGTATTTAATATGTGACTTATTACAGTACTGTTAAATATTTTAACTGCTTTACAGCCACTGTGAGAGATGGTCTAATCATTTGAAAACACACAAAGTGCctagtcagttgggttttcaggattttcacaatgaatacaCATGGGGAAGATTTGTATAAGCTGTCTCCATTGTATGCTGACTTCTCCAGAGATAGGCACACTCTTTGATGACATTTCTTGATAGATCCAATAGGCTGGTACTCTCCTCTAGCAAAGTAAGCCTTTTGGCTAACTGTAGCTCCCTCTGCCTACTCAGACAAGTTTCAGCTCTTCTCTTTCCTCACAGCAGCATTCTCCAATTTCAGAATGAAAACATTGATGACTTTTCAGCACAGCAAAAACAAAACTAATGCAAATTTGTCATGCATAATTAGAATAGCTGCAAACAGGGCTGTGCAGTCGGCACACCAAACTTTCAACTCCTCTATTTTCTACTGTGATTCCAACTCCTCCTATGCATAGTAAATCTAAGAGATTTGATTAATTGCAGcaacatatacacttctccctccttattcgcggtttctgcacttgcgattttgattatttgcggtttttagcatgctggctcctcccaccaaATTATGCCATCCATGAGTGCAgagaaaattttgaaatgtttttccAAGCGCTgattcccagcgtgcacagagaaaatcgttgattcccagcactttcttcaccgttttttgctctccttcaggaacaggccaggtctcccaccatattcacgatggtatttaatagaaaaccgcaaataacatatatgaaagttatttgtggtttttctgtattcgtgggtctgttaatcccatatcacagcaaatacagagggagaagtgtactgtatatacttgaatataagtcaagatCCCCATTtatcccccaaaaaggaggaaaactgGTTGATTCGAATATGTCAGGCAGCTTAATATCCAAGTGCCCTGCCAAAATCTTCATCCagcctcctccctgccaggcactgtacatagcccccttccctccctttgtcaggctctgcacccagcatctcctccctcctctgtcgggctctgcacccagctccctccctaccaggcactgcacacaaccccctgccctccctcccaggctctccaccctgtccccactccctgccctgtctattgtacctcctctctgccatggaatccctggtggtccagaggtgtaacaggcaggagtgagctttccgtgctcctgcccgctgctaatCCGGGTCGGTCGCTGCCTGCTGCGAGTTCTGGCTTCCAACCACTGAATTTGTGGGAACTATTCTGGAAGCTGCTTAGCTCCGGCCAGCAGCGCCAAAGCACGCTCTTGCTCAGTACGGCTCAACGGTTGGAAGCTGTAACTCCCGGCAGGCAGCGACCAACCAGATTagggggcaggagcgcggaaatcTCACTCCTGCCCACTACACATCCGGATCGCCAAgaattccagcggcagaggaggtacgatagacagggcagggagggggacacagggtgcagagcctggtggccCAGCGGAGGCCTACAATAAGTTTTGGAGGTTGGTGGGTGggccaaatataaaccaggacccccatttgggcacaaaaatcccagtttatatttgagtttaaATGGTAGTTCCAATTTTGTAcataaaaaatcctaatatagCACAGAATATAATGTATTTGAAGTTTGAACAAAGaacccaaacaaaaaaataacattATATTGTATAAGTATAAAATGATgtgttttttccattttgaagCTTGAGTTGGTATATTTTTTCTGACTCGGATTCCACCCAAAATTGCTTCTGACTCCACAGTCACATACCTGGTTGGATGTGTACTCGAGATAGGTCAGTGCTTCTCAATCAAACACCTTTGTATTGTACCCATGAGTGGGAGTAGGTTGAGTGGAAGGTATGTCAAGGTACTTGGTTTGGAGATATGATTGTGCAAGAAGGAGGGCATTACTTACTGAGTGAACAGCCCTGGCACAGGTTTTGAGGTGGGAGATGGCGTCGCTCAGGCCCGGTAGTTGATGGTAAAGGTCTTGACACTGAATTCAcctatgattttttttgttgttgttattaggtGGAAAGAATAAAGGAGCGTGTGGAGGAAAAAGAAGGGATCCCGCCCCAGCAACAGAGGCTCATCTACAGTGGAAAACAGATGTAGGCACCAGTGGTGGAAGGGAAATGGTGAACGGGGTGCAAAGGATAATAGGAGGAAGGCAGCAGGGATGTGATAAATGATGAAAGAAAGGGTTGAGGATTGCTTAAGAGCGATCAAGAAATGGATGGATGTAAATCATCTGAAACTGAATATGGAGAAAACGGAAATTCTAGCTTTAGGTCGTGAAAAGAACCGTGCATCGTTTCCCTCTGAGTTAGTACTTAATGATACTGGTGTCTAACCAATGTCAATATTTGGGCATGATCTTGGACTCCTTGTCTTTTAAACCGCAAATTTTGTTTGCTTTGTAAATTAAGAGATTTCTTGCCAATAGAGAACTTTCGAACAGTCATCAGTGCAATAATAACTTGATTTTTTATATAGCGCAATACCAAAAGcatttcaaagcgatttacagaggaagagactatatATTATAGACAGTGAATTacagaaaaacattcaaaattacattagcatgttaaggttagtcaaatttatctggaagtacatcaaggttgaaatggggtcagagaaatttgtcaaagattgacttcctaaaagtttgataagGAAGTGCGTTTGATTATTGCAGTGTTCTTTATTTTGGTTTACCGAAGTAGGCCATTCGAGCACTACAgttggtgcaaaatgctgcagcgAGACTGATTGTGGGGGCTTCAAAGAGAAACCGGTAATGTTAAGTAATCTTCTGAAATTATATCAGCCAACATGAACACTGTGCTCTGAGGAAAAACTGTTTGGAAGTttcatcatatttttttttttccaattttttattcattttttcatcttacatcaagtgtataatattacatcaattaaatCATGCACATCGCTTGAAATTCTTTTCTactatcatcttaaatacataaattaatcccctcccccaccctccctttccacaaatattgtaaAGCAAGCATATTGTACATGTGTtcaaaaatattaattaaaccaataatataactatatatcccccctttcccattattataattatacttttagtgtaaaaaggtggctaatcattacaatatgttatcaatggtGAAACTGTCGCGACTGTCGCTCGATGTTGACACTACAAGGCGTTCTATCATGGAACGCATTGCCTCTCGATATAAAGAATGTATCATCCTTACTAAATTTTAGGAAGCTGGTTTGAGAGAGATTTTTCATGTAGTGGGATGGTTGAGGGGAAGTTATTATATAGATGCCCGTCGTTGGGCCTGCTGCATTGAGGCTGGTTCTTGCACCTTATGACATTTagtgtattttattttctgttcacCGAGATGGTTGTCTAGTGGTGTTTTTGTTCAAATTACGAGAGTTTACTTGTAACTTTCTCAGAATTATAGcgagtaagaaatttttaaataaaataaagagaagaGGGAGGAGGCACGGAGGATAATTGCTATGGGAAGTtcgggtttgtttggtttttgtgtATATGcttgtggtggggtggggggaactaCTTTTTGCATCTGATGTGTCCTCTCGttgtttctgttccttccctgcaGGAACGATGAGAAGACAGCAGTGGATTACAAGATCATGGGAGGTTCTGTGCTGCATCTGGTGCTGGCATTGAGGGGAGGCCTTCGACAGTGACCAGGAGACCTATGAGTCCTTGCACATTTCACCACACCCTGCTGCTCAGTTCTGTTTGGGGGaacatggagaagggagggggcttTGTTCTTTTCCCAGTAGGGCAAGGGAAGACTGCTTTGATTCCCTATGTGGAATGAACCTGTGTggaagttttttttctttgtatgttTGTAGTGTCATGGGTATTGTATGTTCTCATTTGCAAATAAAGCTATTTCCCTGCAGACTTGTGTCTTGCTCATTTTTATGCACCGACTTTGCTTACAGTAAAGAATAACTGGAATGTGTAATGGTACTAAAAAGAAACTCTGCTAAGCAGACAGATTTCTATGTTCTATTTCTATGTTGAGAATCTCCCTATAAGGAAGAGACATTGGACCTTCCAGCCTTAAAGTACAGTTCCATGCCTGTATGAATTACAAAGCCATAATCTTCAATGGTGAAAAAACCACCTCAGGTACCTACAGGTTAATACTCGTGTTCAGGGATAACTTGTTTGGAGGATCAGCACTTTCTGATAACCCTTCCTTATTTCCTTTCTTTACaaaggggggttatttatttttaGGATTTGTACACTGCTTATAGCTTAAGCGGTTTACATGCAAGTACTTAAgtgtttttccttatctgtcctggtgggctcacaatttaactgatgtgcctggggcaatggagtgttaagtgacttgcccagggtcacaaagagcagcgctgggcttgaacctgtgACCTTGAGATGCTGAGgttgcagccctaaccactaggccactccaaaTGCAGACAATGAATCGGAAGCCAAGAACAGGCTTCGACGACGAGAACACACAACGAAGGAGTCGTGAGGACAAAGCCAGGGGTGTATGGTTCAGaaattcactttattgatagatATGCTACAATGGCTCAAAGTCATACACCCCTGGCTGATCACTTGACATCTTGTCCTCACGATTCCGTTGAATGTTTATGCAGAAACAGTGAACTATACTGGGAACTAAATGTTACATTATAACAATAATATGGTGCAGTGTCAGGATTGCTTATGCTGAAACAGCACCATAGAGGATTCATGTAGTGTATAACAGTAGAGTCAGAGGAAATAGTCGTTTGAGGTAGtcagtgcttaaagctacagcctcagcaccctgaggttgtgggttcaaacccacattgctccttgtgaccctgggcaagttacacTTCCCCTTttccattcgcggtttccctactcgcgatttcacataatcgcaattttttttggggggaggaggaaaaaaaaacctccatatttttgtcttccccccagcagcccggccttacctggtgggtccagctggttttcagggcaggagcgatcttcctatgctcctgcccagtgcagatagccattagagactacgggaactccccacagccatttcctaatggctatctgcctGGGGCAGGAGGGTAGGaatatcgctcctgccccaaaaaccagctagaccacaaggtaaggccgggatgccaggggaaggcggaagggaggcgggggtgggtcagagctggatattagtggtttttcgccattcgtggcccggctctgcccctatccctcgtgaataacgagggagaagtgtacttaatccccccatttccccaggtacattagatagattgtgagcccaccacaaCAGactgagtaactgaataaattcatgtaaaaccgttctgagctcccttggaagaatggtatagaaaattgaataaataaaagataGGACATAAATAGAAATTGGAGTATTGTAGGTACGGTTGAATATATTATGTACAATTGGTGTTGCAGCAGAGCTTCCCAAATAGACTTGAGACATTATTTGGGTCCTAGCCTGCACATAGGGTACTTTTATTTTAACATAGGCAACAGAATCGCAGACGAACAGAATCTGTTGCTGGGGTGGGagcccttctttctcctccatgtGCTCCTTTATTCTCTCCAcctagaaaaaaataataatcgaAAATGAGTTAATTATTAAGTCCTTTACCACCAGCTACCAGGCCTGAGTCATGCCATCTTCCACCTCAAAAAGCTGCAATTCTGTTGCCTTGGtcactgctttgggtgaatttttcaaaaagataaATAAAGCCTAATTTGAGGGTGAATcagaaattaaaggcaattgttaagcTACGTACTTGTACATTggctgttggatagttcgtccacgcACTCGGCCTTTAGTTGTGTGTCCGCCATGATGGAAACAcggacactccattgcaagattgcaccatcgaagaataacgttcagtagtgtgctttctttgggcagagggagtgaaaattCACTGTCAGATACTGACTTAGTGTGGACATacaaaccttttgttgattcatggtgttgagtgggtaaaaaggtttaaagcaggaagaacaggtgtaaccgatggataacagtgtctcaattggctgcagatttggatatcggctatggatatggatctgcatttgccataatgcatgctGACTTGGGGTACAGGGCagtctgcgcacgatgggttcccaaacagcttactgatctgcacaagcaacagcatgtggaggttgcgacccaggtcctgagatggtgtgaagaagatctgagtattctggagagaattgtcaagttaggataaaaacttgtactgtaatggtaaatcataacctgttaactatataacataaatgcctccactgggtcagaccagaggtccacccacgcggtggcccaacaggtctaagacctgtgcagtagccctctatccctttttccagtaggaaattgtccaatcctttcttgaacccctgcaccgtactctgccctataacgccctctggaagcgcattccagatgtccacaacacactgggtaaagaaaaacttcctagcattcattttgaatctgtcccctttcagcttttccgaatgccctcttgttcttttatgttctgaaagtttgaagaatctgtccctctctactctctctatgcccttcatgatcttgtaggtttctatatCATGTCCCATCCCatgattaaaggcatggaaaacctttcatacactgaaagattggagagactggggctcttctccctggaaaagcggagacttaagtCCGCTTtagtcccctctaagtctccgcttttccagggagaagagccccagtctctccaatctttcagtgtatgaaaggttttccatgcctttaatcattcgtgtcgctctcctctgaaccctctcaagtattgccatatccttcttaagatacggtaaccaatactggacacagtactccaggtgcgggcgcaccattg
This region includes:
- the NEDD8 gene encoding NEDD8 — protein: MLIKVKTLTGKEIEIDIEPTDKVERIKERVEEKEGIPPQQQRLIYSGKQMNDEKTAVDYKIMGGSVLHLVLALRGGLRQ